From a single Hypanus sabinus isolate sHypSab1 chromosome X2 unlocalized genomic scaffold, sHypSab1.hap1 SUPER_X2_unloc_14, whole genome shotgun sequence genomic region:
- the LOC132385750 gene encoding zinc finger protein 239-like: MYPGTRPFTYSVCGKGFTRSFGRLTHQRIHTDCGKRFTRSSALLTHHRMHTSERTFACSYCGKGFTQPSQVKLQQQIHTGEKPFTCYDYCGKGFTQSTALLAHQSVHTGKKAFACSECGKGFTRSTNLQMHKQVHMGVVSTVP; the protein is encoded by the exons atgtACCCTGGGACGAGGCCATTCACCTACTCtgtttgtgggaagggattcactcggtcatttggCCGACTGACTCACCAGCGAatacacactg actgtgggaaaagattcactcggTCGTCTGCCCTACTGACACACCATCGAATGCACACTAGCGAGAGAACTTTTGCCTGCtcatactgtgggaagggattcactcagccgTCCCAAGTGAAGTTACagcagcaaattcacactggagagaagccgttcacctgctatGATT attgtgggaagggattcacccagTCAACTGCTCTCCTGGCACACCAGtctgttcacactgggaagaaagCATTCGCCTGCTCAgagtgcgggaagggattcactcggtcaacaAACCTACAGATGCACAAGCAAGTTCACATGG GTGTGGTTTCAACAGTGCCCTAA